TCAACAAAAGAGGTAAGTGCGTCCGGGGTTTCCCGCAACTGCCAGCTCGCCTCGTCAATAATGGCCCGAAATCCCTTTTCGCAGCTCATGTCGAAAATGTCCCGAAACTCCGCATCCATCCCATTGCGCAGGTCATCAGGCAGAATCAGCCAGGCGGCAAACAGCTCATCCGGCTTGGTTTCCTTCATGGTGGAAAAGTCCATATCCACAAACAATCCCCGCCCCTGGAAGTAGCGGGCAAGCAGGGCATTCGGTATCTGACGGAAAAAGTCTTTGGAAAAATAGTGCCGCGCCATGTTTTCCCTCCTTATGCAACAAAATCAAACCATCAGGATCGATCCTTTTGGTTCCAGCCGTTCAGGCAAAGCCCACTTTGGCATAATCCATTAACCCTGCACTGCACCATACCGTTTGAGCCAGTCCGCCTGCTAAAAAAATCCGGCGTCACCTTGTCAACTTCGTTCCAGAAAGGTTGATTATGATTATAGTCTTTCCTGTCTCAAGTATTTATTCACTGCACCAGCGGCGTGAGCAAATCATGAATGCCTTCCCGCCAGGCAAGCTGTTCCTGCACATCCCTTCTTTCCTTGGCCAGCCAGGCCAGCGACTGGCTCACATCATAAAGATTACGGCATTCCGACGGCGCTCCAGGCACTCTTTTCGCCATACAAACTGGGATAGTGGCCGGGGTATTATCCTTGTAAGGTCCGACAATTTCCGCATCATGCCCGGTACGGGAAATATGATACACCCGAGCCGCCGCCTTGAAACCCCAGCCCTTTTTCAGCTCTTTGTTGACCCAGGGGACAAGGCCATTCGGGGTGATTGGTTTCTTGCGCCATTGCTCAAAATTTTGCTGCTCTTTTTCCGATTCCTGAATACCCGAAGTCAACACCGCCTGCACGTCATCAAGGCCCAAATCCCCTACATGCCGCCGCCGCACATCGGAACGGGTGACGCCGATAACCATGCCATTGCTGCAAACAAAGCGGAACCAGCCCATCAATGCCCGGAACCGGGTGCTGCCGTCCACAGAATTAAAACACTCCAGGCGCATCGAAAGCGGATGGTTGTCACCTGGATCGAAAGAAAACTTCTCCGGCAAATAAAGACTCAGGGCCATCCGCTCACCGTATTCGGTGATGTTCAGTTCTGCCTTTACTTCCTCGGGAGCAATCTTCGCTTCATCAAGAGCCTTTTCCGCCACGTCAAGCACGGCCAGATGCGGCACCAGGGCGTATCCCTTGGAGACCACGCCGACAGGGATGAAGCTGTGGTCATCCCCGAACGGTCTGCGGACAATCGTATCGAGCCGCTCATTTATCCGGGAACGTTCATTGCCCGGCTGGGTAAGGGCAAAGGCCCGCCGTTCAAATTCCGGCACAAAGGAACGGATCTGCTGCAAGTTGCCCTTATGAAAACTCACCGACGAATTAAACCATTTCGGCTGGCCGTCTTCGGTCATCGCACCCGTCGGCCCCCGCCTCTGTTGGATAAATTGCGCTTGCATCATGTGCCCTCCAAGGTTTAAGAAGAATCAAGCCCCTAACTCAACCATTAAGCTCGAAATCCATCCCGTGTATTTCCGGTCCCTTATCCGGTCGAAAAATCCCGTATAATCCTCTGGAGAAAGAAAGTAGAAGTGATACCTCCACGGTTCGCCCGACTCTTTCAAAGCAACATTCAACCGCTCGAAGTGGGCCTTGCCATCACGAAACTTGGCCTTGTTTCGGTTGGAATCGTCGCCGTCCTGTTTGATCTCCACAACCAGCACATCATCGGATTCCTTGACGCGAATAAAAAAGTCTGGATTGAAGAATTCATTGACCGGGTGGCTTTTGCCGGTCCTGGCAGGCTTATAAGAGTAGGGGAAGGAGTAGCACCCCCGATCCGGCGGTTTGATGAATGCCTCGATAAACTCGCTGTTCACGAACAACAGGTCGCAGAACTGCCGCTCTGGCTTATGGCTGGCATACAGCGCGTTAATGGGAGTCTTGAATTTGGTAACATCGACTGTATGTAAGCACCGGACGATCTCGAGGATGTTAACAGGTGTGTCATCTCCCAATTCCTTGGCTGCCTTCACCCACTTGCAGTACTGATCCCAGAGATGTGTTTCTTCCTTGTCGAACGGGTTGGCGTCTCCGTCCACATAGTAGATCGCGCCGCTCTCCCTGACCTTGCTTTCCGAGAAAGATTGATGCATGGCCTCGCGGTAATCGACGCGAACGAGCTCCTTCGCCTTTTGAGCCATGCGCGGATGTTCCTTGTCAACGTCACGAAACAAGGGACCAAAGGCTTGCTGTACCAGGGTGAGGTTTTCCCGGCTTAAAAAGGTGTCATCGTAACCGCCTGCCTGGAGCGCCTCCTTGATCAGCTTTCTGATCCGGCTGATCGACCATTGTTCTCCGATGTACTTGTCCTTGGCTGAGATAAAATCATGCAGCATACTTGCCGCGTAGTCGATTTCAACAATATCGTTATGCAGCACATCCATTGATAGCATGCCGCTTTCGGAAAAGGTGACATATTCGGTGCTCTTGCGGCTCTGGGGCTTGAGAACCAGTTTGATTGCAACAGCCTTCTGCCGCTTGGTTTCCACCGTCTGTTCGGTCAGCTCATAGCTCAGGTTGTGGAGTGGAAAAACGAACGCCTCCCTTCTATTGTCAAACCCCCAGGACAAGGTATTGTCCACCTCAAGCACATCTTTGAGCAGGTTGGCGATTTCATCGGTCCATGCCTCGTGGTTTGTCACCTTCACCAGCGGTTGCGTCTCCAGAGACGAGGGTACGCGCAGACCGCGCCCGAGAACCTGGGCAATGAGAAGCTTGGAGCCGAAGGCCCGTGAATCATGGGGCACAATCTGAAAAACATTTTTTACATCCCACCCCTCGGTCAGCATGCTGACAGAAACGATCCACTCCACCGGGCTGACCGGATCGTCCACGTTTTTTAACGTCGCCAGATTTTCCTTGCGCCTTTTTTCGGGAGAGTCCTTGCTGTCTCGCGGACGGTAGGCCGCTTCCACTCGCGCCTTGGACGCCTTGGCCGAAGGAATGCCGGAAGTAACCCAGATTGCCTTCTTCTCCGCCTCGGCGCGGGTAACACCCTCCTTCTTT
The nucleotide sequence above comes from Desulfobacterales bacterium. Encoded proteins:
- a CDS encoding DUF932 domain-containing protein; the protein is MMQAQFIQQRRGPTGAMTEDGQPKWFNSSVSFHKGNLQQIRSFVPEFERRAFALTQPGNERSRINERLDTIVRRPFGDDHSFIPVGVVSKGYALVPHLAVLDVAEKALDEAKIAPEEVKAELNITEYGERMALSLYLPEKFSFDPGDNHPLSMRLECFNSVDGSTRFRALMGWFRFVCSNGMVIGVTRSDVRRRHVGDLGLDDVQAVLTSGIQESEKEQQNFEQWRKKPITPNGLVPWVNKELKKGWGFKAAARVYHISRTGHDAEIVGPYKDNTPATIPVCMAKRVPGAPSECRNLYDVSQSLAWLAKERRDVQEQLAWREGIHDLLTPLVQ
- a CDS encoding DEAD/DEAH box helicase family protein, producing MSVTYRISDQILKLDDATTAPEEVVHKYDAFLNLLATEDYAYQRSALREILRFFVSAKYPDLERLARENWNSRPVLAQRHASIDALLGKMPLRDRKAASIDIATGGGKSFLMYGLAAIALAEGLVDRVLVLCPSLTIEEGLLEKFNTLAGNQNLTAIMKELGAVVAIPGIKRGNETIQSGDICIENIHAVYSNAGSSIADSFKGHGARTLVLNDEAHHLFSPDDSDESSMKKWLQFLVSPEYGFRYVINVTGTPYIGNDYFPDVIYRFGLKQAIEAKVIKKPDYVLTETHKKQSWDKIYAVHEKNRQEYGAKLRPISIVITRDIAECVEQWKLLVDYLVKKEGVTRAEAEKKAIWVTSGIPSAKASKARVEAAYRPRDSKDSPEKRRKENLATLKNVDDPVSPVEWIVSVSMLTEGWDVKNVFQIVPHDSRAFGSKLLIAQVLGRGLRVPSSLETQPLVKVTNHEAWTDEIANLLKDVLEVDNTLSWGFDNRREAFVFPLHNLSYELTEQTVETKRQKAVAIKLVLKPQSRKSTEYVTFSESGMLSMDVLHNDIVEIDYAASMLHDFISAKDKYIGEQWSISRIRKLIKEALQAGGYDDTFLSRENLTLVQQAFGPLFRDVDKEHPRMAQKAKELVRVDYREAMHQSFSESKVRESGAIYYVDGDANPFDKEETHLWDQYCKWVKAAKELGDDTPVNILEIVRCLHTVDVTKFKTPINALYASHKPERQFCDLLFVNSEFIEAFIKPPDRGCYSFPYSYKPARTGKSHPVNEFFNPDFFIRVKESDDVLVVEIKQDGDDSNRNKAKFRDGKAHFERLNVALKESGEPWRYHFYFLSPEDYTGFFDRIRDRKYTGWISSLMVELGA